A single genomic interval of Bacillus spongiae harbors:
- the ahpA gene encoding biofilm-specific peroxidase AhpA, translating to MAERMVGKQAPRFEMDAVLANKEFGKVSLEENMKNDKWTVLFFYPMDFTFVCPTEITAMSDRYDEFEDLDAEVIGLSTDTIHTHLAWINTDRKENGLGELKYPLAADTNHAVSREYGVLIEEEGVSLRGLFIINPEGELQYQAVFHNNIGRDVDETLRVLQALQTGGLCPANWKPGQATL from the coding sequence ATGGCAGAACGTATGGTTGGAAAACAAGCTCCACGTTTTGAAATGGATGCTGTATTAGCGAACAAAGAATTTGGAAAAGTTAGCTTAGAAGAAAACATGAAGAATGATAAATGGACAGTTTTATTCTTCTATCCAATGGACTTCACTTTTGTTTGTCCAACAGAAATCACAGCGATGTCAGATCGTTATGATGAGTTTGAAGATCTTGATGCAGAAGTAATCGGTTTATCTACAGACACGATTCATACTCACCTTGCTTGGATCAATACTGATCGTAAAGAAAACGGTCTTGGAGAATTAAAATATCCACTTGCTGCAGATACAAACCACGCAGTATCTCGTGAGTACGGCGTATTAATCGAAGAAGAAGGAGTTTCACTTCGTGGATTATTCATTATTAATCCTGAAGGAGAACTTCAATATCAAGCAGTATTCCACAATAACATTGGTCGTGATGTTGATGAAACACTTCGCGTGCTTCAAGCCCTACAAACTGGTGGGCTATGTCCTGCGAACTGGAAACCTGGACA